A DNA window from Stenotrophomonas sp. 57 contains the following coding sequences:
- a CDS encoding Lrp/AsnC family transcriptional regulator, producing the protein MAGEVQFDRTDIRLLAEIQRDGRATNAELAARVNLSPSACLRRLQRLESEGVIVGYGARLEPRQLRLGLQAFVRVQLEKHDQAAIGHFVDSVQAWDEVVACHALTGDMDYLLHVYVRDLEHFSRFLLDRLLNAGGVADANSSFVLRTVKGFQALPLSQLEP; encoded by the coding sequence ATGGCCGGAGAAGTCCAGTTCGATCGCACGGATATACGCCTGCTGGCCGAAATCCAGCGGGATGGTCGCGCCACCAACGCTGAACTGGCGGCGCGGGTGAACCTGTCGCCCTCGGCCTGCCTGCGCCGCCTGCAGCGGCTGGAAAGCGAGGGCGTGATCGTCGGCTACGGTGCGCGGCTGGAACCGCGGCAGCTGCGCCTGGGCCTGCAGGCCTTCGTGCGGGTGCAGCTGGAAAAGCACGACCAGGCCGCCATCGGCCACTTCGTGGACAGTGTGCAAGCGTGGGATGAAGTGGTGGCCTGCCATGCGCTGACCGGCGACATGGACTATCTGCTGCACGTCTACGTGCGCGACCTGGAGCACTTCTCGCGCTTCCTGCTGGACCGCCTGCTCAACGCCGGTGGCGTGGCCGATGCCAATTCCAGCTTCGTGCTGCGTACCGTGAAGGGCTTCCAGGCGTTGCCGCTGTCGCAGCTGGAGCCCTGA
- a CDS encoding TIGR00266 family protein produces MTQWFFHASAQAERVGPLDDEAARRYAQANPRALAWCQGMSGWTPIAEVAELQAPAPGMPNTPPPVPAGVSGRADDIEFRIVGHEMQFVEIELDPGESAIAEAGALMFKDATVQMDTVFGAANGVQGGFMGKVMAAGKRVLTGESLFATVYTQSGHGKGKVAFAAPYPGTVLAMKLDQHGGRLICQKDSFLAGARGVQIGVQFQRKIMTGLFGGEGFIMQKLEGDGWVFIHAGGCVVERELAAGERLDVDTGCVVAYHPTVDMDVRRVTGIKSMLFGGEGVFLATLTGPGKVWLQSLPFSRLAGRMWLAAPQGGGQSRGEGSVLGGLGRMLDGDNRF; encoded by the coding sequence ATGACCCAGTGGTTCTTCCACGCCTCCGCCCAGGCCGAGCGCGTCGGCCCGCTTGATGACGAGGCCGCGCGCCGCTACGCCCAGGCCAATCCACGCGCCCTGGCCTGGTGCCAGGGCATGAGCGGGTGGACGCCGATCGCCGAGGTGGCCGAGCTGCAGGCGCCGGCGCCGGGCATGCCCAATACCCCGCCGCCGGTACCGGCAGGCGTCAGCGGCCGCGCCGACGACATCGAGTTCCGCATCGTCGGCCATGAAATGCAGTTCGTGGAGATCGAGCTCGACCCCGGCGAGAGCGCCATCGCCGAGGCCGGTGCACTGATGTTCAAGGACGCCACGGTGCAGATGGATACCGTGTTCGGCGCCGCCAACGGCGTCCAGGGCGGCTTCATGGGCAAGGTGATGGCCGCCGGCAAGCGCGTGCTGACCGGCGAGAGCCTGTTCGCCACCGTCTACACCCAGAGCGGCCATGGCAAGGGCAAGGTCGCCTTCGCCGCGCCCTACCCCGGCACCGTGCTGGCGATGAAACTGGACCAGCACGGCGGCCGCCTGATCTGCCAGAAGGACAGCTTCCTGGCCGGTGCGCGCGGCGTGCAGATCGGCGTGCAGTTCCAGCGCAAGATCATGACCGGCCTGTTCGGTGGCGAAGGCTTCATCATGCAGAAGCTGGAAGGGGACGGCTGGGTGTTCATCCACGCCGGTGGCTGCGTGGTCGAGCGCGAGCTGGCCGCAGGTGAGCGCCTGGACGTGGATACCGGCTGCGTCGTGGCCTACCACCCGACCGTGGACATGGACGTACGCCGGGTCACCGGCATCAAGAGCATGCTGTTCGGAGGCGAGGGCGTGTTCCTGGCCACGCTGACCGGCCCGGGCAAGGTCTGGCTGCAGTCGCTGCCGTTCTCGCGCCTGGCCGGGCGCATGTGGTTGGCGGCGCCGCAGGGCGGCGGCCAGAGCCGCGGCGAAGGCTCGGTGCTGGGCGGCCTGGGCCGGATGCTGGACGGCGACAACCGGTTCTGA
- a CDS encoding patatin-like phospholipase family protein encodes MSLFRPRMLLSVALIGLLAGCGGDPVRPTPPPAPTVVPQAKPVKIGIALGGGAAKGFAHIGVIKMLEANGFEPVVVSGTSAGSVVGALYASGMDAFQMQSKAVALDEASIRDVRLFSGGLVQGQKLQDYVNEQVANRPAERLKKPFAAVATQLETGERAIFVRGNVGQAVRASSSIPGVFEPVKIGGRNYIDGGVVSPVPVDAARQLGADFVIAVDISSKASGKAPTGMLGIVNQSISIMGQRLGEQELARADVVIRPKVLDIGAADFSQRGTAILEGEKAAMAAMPQIRAKIQQLQRARAAAAAPPPVAAPKCEEASRLGKLMGRKDKC; translated from the coding sequence ATGAGCCTGTTCCGCCCCCGCATGCTGCTGTCCGTCGCCCTGATCGGCCTGCTGGCCGGCTGCGGTGGCGACCCGGTCCGCCCCACGCCGCCGCCGGCACCGACCGTGGTGCCGCAGGCCAAGCCGGTGAAGATCGGTATCGCCCTCGGTGGCGGTGCGGCCAAGGGCTTTGCCCACATCGGCGTGATCAAGATGCTGGAGGCCAATGGCTTCGAGCCGGTGGTGGTGTCGGGCACCAGCGCCGGCAGCGTGGTCGGCGCGCTGTATGCCAGCGGCATGGATGCGTTCCAGATGCAGAGCAAGGCGGTGGCGCTGGATGAAGCCAGCATCCGCGACGTGCGCCTGTTCTCCGGTGGCCTAGTGCAGGGCCAGAAGCTGCAGGACTACGTCAACGAGCAGGTCGCCAACCGCCCCGCCGAGCGCCTGAAGAAGCCGTTCGCCGCAGTCGCGACCCAGCTGGAAACAGGCGAGCGCGCGATCTTCGTGCGCGGCAACGTCGGCCAGGCCGTGCGCGCCTCCAGCAGCATTCCCGGCGTGTTCGAGCCGGTGAAGATCGGCGGCCGCAACTACATCGATGGTGGCGTGGTCAGCCCGGTGCCGGTGGATGCCGCGCGCCAGCTCGGCGCCGACTTCGTGATCGCCGTGGACATCTCCAGCAAGGCCAGCGGCAAGGCACCGACCGGCATGCTCGGCATCGTCAACCAGTCCATCTCGATCATGGGCCAGCGCCTGGGCGAGCAGGAACTGGCGCGCGCCGACGTGGTCATCCGGCCGAAGGTACTGGACATCGGCGCCGCTGATTTCAGCCAGCGCGGCACCGCGATCCTGGAAGGTGAAAAGGCCGCGATGGCGGCGATGCCGCAGATCCGCGCGAAGATCCAGCAGCTGCAGCGCGCACGTGCCGCCGCAGCCGCACCGCCGCCGGTGGCTGCACCCAAGTGCGAGGAAGCCTCGCGTCTGGGCAAGCTGATGGGCCGCAAGGACAAGTGCTGA
- a CDS encoding TonB-dependent receptor — MSPTRTSRGRLPVARPLVAALSALLPLVAAAQEIPAAKDPVALDALQVTAQRRVENAKDVPVALSAIQGEKLDVLGSAGDDIRFLAARVPSLNIESSYGRAFPRFYIRGLGNTDFDLNASQPVSLVYDDVVQESPLLKGFPLFDLANVEVLRGPQGTLFGRNTPAGVVKFDSARPSQDADGYIRVGYGSYNSWNVQGAYGGPLTDRWSARVSAIYQRRDDWVDNTRAGAPNSGFEGYDESAGRVQFLYEGDDFEALFNLHKRKLNGTARLFRANIIQKGGNSLVENFDRDKVANDGVNFSDLDTWGGSARLQWNLGSVTLHSITGYETAESLNRGDIDGGYGAAFLGAGNYGPGLIPFSSESADGLPHHRQWTQEVRIESNEWGRFDWQAGVFYFDEDVTINNFNYDSLTPGNPQTGHVVQNQRNKAWAVFASGDFDVTDRFKLRAGVRYTQDKKDFSASVLQAVPFGTPVSGPYLANTDVNDVSWDVSGVYKLTDDINAYARVAKGFRAPSIQGRLAFAPGLSQADSEKVISYEAGIKADLFERRARLGLSVFRYNVDGQQLIAVGGSNNTATLLNADKTIGQGVELDLEAYLADNVLLTFGSSYNDTEIKDKNLAVAICGGGCTITDPTTVINGQTYALVNGNPLPQAPKWIHNATLRVGFPLSDGSELYAYTDWAYRSAVNFFIYESPEFRGRSSLEGGLRLGYNWDYGQYDVAVFGRNLTNQTRVVGAIDFNNLTGFLNEPRTWGVEFTAKF, encoded by the coding sequence ATGTCCCCGACCCGCACTTCCCGTGGCCGCCTTCCGGTCGCGCGCCCCCTCGTTGCCGCTCTTTCCGCCCTGCTGCCGCTGGTAGCAGCCGCCCAGGAAATCCCCGCTGCCAAGGATCCGGTTGCCCTCGATGCCCTGCAGGTGACCGCGCAGCGCCGCGTCGAGAACGCCAAGGACGTACCGGTCGCACTGAGCGCGATCCAGGGCGAGAAGCTGGATGTGCTCGGTTCGGCCGGCGATGACATCCGCTTCCTGGCCGCGCGCGTGCCCAGCCTCAACATCGAGTCGTCCTACGGCCGTGCCTTCCCGCGCTTCTACATCCGCGGCCTGGGCAACACCGATTTCGACCTCAATGCCTCGCAGCCGGTGTCGCTGGTGTACGACGACGTGGTGCAGGAAAGCCCGCTGCTGAAGGGCTTCCCGCTGTTCGACCTGGCCAACGTGGAAGTGCTGCGTGGCCCACAGGGCACCCTGTTCGGCCGCAACACCCCGGCCGGCGTGGTCAAGTTCGATTCGGCACGCCCGTCGCAGGATGCCGATGGCTACATCCGCGTGGGCTATGGCAGCTACAACAGCTGGAACGTGCAGGGTGCCTACGGCGGCCCGCTGACCGATCGCTGGTCGGCACGTGTCTCGGCCATCTACCAGCGCCGCGACGACTGGGTCGACAACACCCGTGCTGGTGCCCCCAACAGTGGCTTCGAAGGCTATGACGAATCCGCAGGCCGCGTGCAGTTCCTGTACGAAGGCGACGACTTCGAAGCGCTGTTCAACCTGCACAAGCGCAAGCTCAACGGCACCGCGCGCCTGTTCCGCGCCAACATCATCCAGAAGGGCGGCAATTCGCTGGTCGAGAACTTCGACCGCGACAAGGTGGCCAACGATGGCGTCAACTTCTCGGACCTGGACACCTGGGGCGGCAGCGCGCGCCTGCAGTGGAACCTCGGCTCGGTGACGCTGCACTCGATCACCGGCTACGAGACCGCCGAATCGCTCAACCGTGGCGACATCGACGGTGGCTACGGTGCAGCCTTCCTCGGTGCCGGCAATTACGGCCCGGGCCTGATTCCGTTCTCGTCGGAGTCGGCCGACGGCCTGCCGCACCACCGCCAGTGGACGCAGGAAGTGCGCATCGAGTCCAACGAATGGGGCCGCTTCGACTGGCAGGCCGGCGTCTTCTACTTCGATGAAGACGTGACCATCAACAACTTCAACTACGACTCGCTGACCCCGGGCAATCCGCAGACCGGCCACGTGGTGCAGAACCAGCGCAACAAGGCGTGGGCGGTGTTCGCTTCGGGCGACTTCGATGTCACCGACCGCTTCAAGCTGCGCGCCGGCGTGCGCTACACCCAGGACAAGAAGGACTTCAGCGCCAGCGTGCTGCAGGCCGTGCCGTTCGGCACCCCGGTCAGCGGCCCGTACCTGGCCAACACCGACGTCAACGACGTCAGCTGGGATGTCAGCGGCGTGTACAAGCTGACCGACGACATCAACGCCTACGCCCGCGTGGCCAAGGGCTTCCGTGCGCCGTCCATCCAGGGCCGCCTGGCCTTCGCGCCGGGCCTGTCGCAGGCCGATTCGGAGAAGGTCATCTCGTATGAGGCCGGCATCAAGGCCGACCTGTTCGAGCGCCGTGCGCGCCTGGGCCTCAGCGTGTTCCGCTACAACGTCGACGGCCAGCAGCTGATCGCCGTGGGCGGCAGCAACAACACCGCCACCCTGCTCAATGCCGACAAGACCATTGGCCAGGGCGTGGAGCTGGACCTGGAGGCCTACCTGGCCGACAACGTCCTGCTGACCTTCGGCAGCAGCTACAACGACACCGAGATCAAGGACAAGAACCTGGCGGTGGCGATCTGCGGCGGTGGCTGCACCATCACCGACCCGACCACGGTGATCAACGGCCAGACCTACGCACTGGTCAACGGCAACCCGTTGCCGCAGGCACCGAAGTGGATCCACAACGCGACCCTGCGCGTGGGCTTCCCGCTCAGCGACGGCAGCGAGCTGTACGCCTACACCGACTGGGCCTACCGCAGTGCGGTGAACTTCTTCATCTACGAGTCGCCGGAGTTCCGCGGCCGTAGTTCGCTGGAAGGTGGCCTGCGCCTGGGCTACAACTGGGATTACGGCCAGTACGACGTGGCCGTGTTCGGCCGCAACCTGACCAACCAGACCCGCGTGGTCGGTGCGATCGACTTCAACAACCTGACCGGCTTCCTCAACGAGCCGCGCACCTGGGGCGTGGAGTTCACCGCGAAGTTCTGA
- a CDS encoding phosphatase PAP2 family protein yields MSLISHPARPLLGLAVAVALAGCAATAAKPTAVEANITTKAVGYLDKDAVPASLDLVPAPPVAGSAALALDEQVSREARALRGSPRFAQAGVDAELGFPEGANHFSCAADIDVDAVKTPALYRLLERSRIDASAATKAAKNHYQRPRPFMVNGEPTCSPKDEEGLRKNGSYPSGHTSIGWAWALILSEIVPDRADAIQARGRNYGESRLVCNVHWQSDILEGRFMGAAAVARLHDNAAFNKDLLAARREIAAARKAGLHSSRDCATENAVLKVRPQSAL; encoded by the coding sequence ATGTCGCTGATTTCCCACCCTGCCCGCCCGCTGCTCGGCCTTGCCGTGGCCGTGGCCCTGGCCGGTTGTGCCGCCACCGCCGCCAAGCCGACCGCCGTCGAAGCCAACATCACCACCAAGGCCGTGGGCTACCTGGACAAGGATGCGGTCCCGGCCAGCCTGGACCTGGTGCCGGCGCCGCCGGTGGCCGGTTCGGCCGCGCTCGCGCTGGACGAACAGGTCAGCCGTGAAGCCCGCGCGCTGCGTGGCAGCCCGCGCTTCGCACAGGCCGGCGTCGATGCCGAACTCGGCTTCCCGGAAGGCGCCAACCACTTCTCCTGCGCCGCCGACATCGACGTCGACGCGGTGAAGACCCCGGCGCTGTACCGACTGCTGGAGCGCAGCCGGATCGACGCCAGCGCCGCCACCAAGGCGGCCAAGAACCACTACCAGCGCCCGCGCCCGTTCATGGTCAACGGTGAACCGACCTGTTCACCGAAGGATGAAGAAGGCCTGCGCAAGAACGGCTCCTACCCGTCCGGCCACACCTCGATCGGCTGGGCCTGGGCACTGATCCTGTCGGAGATCGTGCCGGACCGCGCCGATGCCATCCAGGCCCGCGGCCGCAACTACGGCGAGAGCCGCCTGGTGTGCAACGTGCACTGGCAGAGCGACATCCTGGAAGGCCGCTTCATGGGCGCCGCCGCCGTGGCCCGCCTGCACGACAACGCCGCATTCAACAAGGACCTGCTGGCCGCGCGCAGGGAGATCGCCGCCGCACGCAAGGCCGGCCTGCATTCCAGCCGTGACTGCGCCACCGAAAACGCGGTGCTGAAGGTGCGCCCGCAGAGCGCGCTGTAA
- the phhA gene encoding phenylalanine 4-monooxygenase: protein MDLAQPRRVEHQQTDKGYVPVYATALVEQPWDTYTADDHATWSTLYQRQRELLVGRACQEFLDAQDEMGMSAHMIPRFDQLNEVLGAATGWTLVGVEGLLPELDFFDHLANRRFPVTWWIRRPDQIDYIAEPDLFHDLFGHVPLLMNPVFADYMEAYGRGGVKAHAIGLDALQNLTRLYWYTVEFGLINTPDGLRIYGAGIVSSKGESLYSLESAAPNRIGFDLQRIMRTKYRIDTFQKTYFVIDSFEQLMQATSPDFTPIYAALADQAHLPAGDVQADDHVFQAGTGEGWADGGDV from the coding sequence ATGGACCTCGCCCAGCCCCGCCGCGTCGAACACCAGCAGACCGACAAGGGCTACGTGCCGGTGTACGCCACCGCGCTCGTCGAGCAGCCGTGGGACACCTATACCGCCGACGACCACGCCACCTGGAGCACGCTGTACCAGCGCCAGCGCGAACTGCTGGTCGGCCGCGCCTGCCAGGAATTCCTGGATGCGCAGGACGAGATGGGCATGAGCGCGCACATGATCCCGCGCTTCGACCAGCTCAACGAAGTGCTTGGCGCCGCCACCGGCTGGACCCTGGTCGGCGTGGAAGGCCTGCTGCCGGAACTGGATTTCTTCGACCACCTGGCCAACCGCCGCTTTCCGGTGACCTGGTGGATCCGTCGCCCGGACCAGATCGACTACATCGCCGAGCCGGACCTGTTCCACGATCTGTTCGGCCACGTGCCGTTGCTGATGAACCCGGTGTTCGCCGATTACATGGAAGCGTACGGCCGTGGCGGCGTCAAAGCGCACGCCATCGGTCTGGACGCGCTGCAGAACCTGACCCGCCTGTACTGGTACACCGTGGAATTTGGCCTGATCAATACGCCCGATGGCCTGCGCATCTACGGTGCGGGCATCGTGTCGTCAAAGGGCGAATCGCTGTACTCGCTGGAATCGGCCGCGCCGAACCGCATCGGCTTCGACCTGCAGCGGATCATGCGCACGAAGTACCGCATCGACACCTTCCAGAAGACCTACTTCGTCATCGACAGCTTCGAACAGCTGATGCAGGCGACCTCGCCGGACTTCACCCCGATCTACGCCGCACTGGCCGACCAGGCGCACCTACCAGCCGGTGATGTGCAGGCCGACGACCACGTGTTCCAGGCCGGCACGGGTGAAGGCTGGGCGGACGGCGGCGACGTGTGA